The DNA sequence cacttcTGTTAACTTATCATAAATATAGACACGTGGAGGGCTcaaatgcattacatttatttattttattttaaaatattatgtgaaaattgttatgagaactgatttttttttgggaacaagtagcatttagtttctgatattaaaaatattaagttttaataaaataaaaataaatgtaatgcatctgaACCCTCCACGTGTCTTTATTTATGAGTTAACTGAAATAGTAGTAACGGTGTAAGATaattgtaacattaggtatttttgcctccaaaaataaacattaggtatttaagtttataaaatctgaaacattatatatttatgccgcaatttaccctttttaaaataacaaaatttattttctattctcacttttgaaaatataattctgataactaaaaattaaaaatacagcTAAACAGACTCCAAATAACCACttatgcatttttttttgtaaagagTATGTTATCTTCatatgtgttttatttgttttctatACAGAATTTATCGTGCAATATTTTGGTTAAcattaatagaaaaaatatatatgtatacactataaaaatttttacttttagccacaacaaaatttgtgactaaagatTAAAAAGTTGaggctaattataaattatcattattgtgtagtgactaaaaagttcgtggctaaaagtattagttacaaaaattacaatttgttgtgactaaatgtatttttagtcacaatatttgttgtgattaaaactaaattagtgacaacttgtaactaaatactacgTTTGAGTCATAAgtatttttttgttgtgactaaaagtcacatttagtcacaaaaattttatgttgtgactaaaagattgtcactaaaagtaacagttttttgtagtgataatCTTATTAAATGCGATGATCCTATGCAAAAAAAAATGCGAGGGTcgaataatcaaataaataattataatcaataatcaattacaaaaaattataataattgaataaaaaagtgtaaaaaagaaaataattgaacatttttctgatataaaatttgttaagattttgtttgtttagtgtgttaattaatttcttctttgtgtatttattttgtAGGTTTACTTAAATTGTTTATTTAGATTGGATATAGATGGTCTcaaattattttgtttaaatttttagaGTAACATGGTTTTATAtaagtggttttttttttttgtaacaaTTTATATTTTGACTTTGTATACTTTTTAGCTAGACAATTAATTTGTTGGCTTGATATTATTCTTGGTCCACATTTATCTGTTATTCTGATCactctttcaaaaaataaaaaataaaataaaataatatataacaaTTGATATTGAAAGTGGTGTCTCATTATTTGatggaaaaatattttaaatgaatctttattttaaaatatatattaaaccctAAATACTACATTTAATGTTGTTAATATATAATAGCGGGATCTTTCTTCTCATTCTGATATGATGTTAGCTTTCATAGGGAATTAAGGTTGATACTTGATACACATATTAATTGGGACTTGGGAATACTCTATTTGTAGCAATAAAtattgaaagaaaagaaaattaataaaaacaatatatatgGAAAATACTAAGGTAGAATCAAAAACTTATGTAAAtacagatattttttttttcattatctgtcacttttatatttaatattaatatttaattaattttctttatattatttttttttaataatttcgttatatcaatataagaaaaattacttgtttttaaaaaaataaataaaaaaaaaaagttgttagttaaatatataataaattacaatgcaatgttattattttgttttttttaaaaaaaaaaaatcattttagaGTTATTAGGAGTGtaccatatatttaattagtaattttttttttcttttgagaaaAATAACCTTCCTTATATTgatatcaataaaataattaaaaaaaaataatataaaaagaattaatttaatattattattaattatgagagtgagacataaatgaaaaaatatatatttatatgtatagacATTTTTTTGTAACTCTACCTAAATATTTTCCTatgtattaatatataataaatacacCCACCCGTGTTTTATTTATACGTTCCACTTTGCATATTTCATCAACacaaatatttgaaaatataataATGACCGTCATTAGGATGAGGTATATACTGACCTTGACAATTTTATGTTGTGTTCTTATTCTAAATATTGATTTTGCAAATGGAAGAAGATTAATACTTAGTTCAGAATTAGGCAAGCGCAAGGGAACCATCAAAACTATTGAGGTTTGTATATATATCcttgttattttgtatttaccCTGCAGTCATTACTATATAGGAATGCTTAAacactttatttttcttctatacttcaaataattaattatacgaTAATCGTATTATTTGAACTTGAACATgtttctaattataattaagAAAGAACTAATGTAGTTAATTGGGCAGAGTGAAGATGGTGAAGTCATTGATTGTGTTGATATATACAAACAACCTGCTTTTGATCATCCACTTCTCAAGAACCACATCATCGAGGTTTTTGCTTTTTTCGCACCTTATCATCATCGatacatttatatatttcttttcaaTACACATTTATGTTTTATATACAtcataattataattgactttcacttgtttttttttttttttacaaaatagcTACTTTGGACACGTAGAAAAAAATGTTTTCGACATAATAAAGGAATATTTTCGACATAATAAGTGCATGTTTGACAgcataactaaaaaaatatttttttgcaaaaaaacaatttagcttgtttggccttatttttttaaaacagttttcagatacaaaaatgttgaaaacaacaaaatgttgttttctgttttaaaagtCAATTAATTGTtggtcaatatttttttaaaaaaacactaaccaaatatgacttgtgttttaaaaacttcaaaaattattttttgttcttatttctaaaaataattttttgaaaacaataccaaacgtgctctaaattatttaagttttaagctataaaaatagagaaaaaaaaaagtagttctgctttggtagaattttgtaataaatatattttattatatatgtggCCTCAAGTTTTTGCAAGAGTCTAGCTAATTGAACAACTCATTTATATGTGACATATGCATACAGCCAAGttcaattcaaataaatcagtTAGAAGGGGAAAACGATGATTCACTAAAAGCATTACAAGTGTGGCGTAAGTATGGAGAATGCCCAAAGGGAACAATTCCCATTGTTCGTGCACCAACATCTTCTAAATATGGTCGAAAAACCCATTTCAAATCTCACTATAGATATAATCAGAGCCACTTTGTTGCACCTGGTCACGAGGTACCAataccattatatatatatatatatatgctaattATTTGGGTGGTTGATGTTGTTTATACAATtgtatctatttatatatatatatatatatgtatataaatatataacatatGTTAAATATGTATAGTATGCTGAAGTGACGATGAATGGTGGAACATACTTTGGAGCAAAAGCCAATATTAACGTATGGACTCCAGTATCACATGGAACAATCAGTGTAGCTCAAATTTGGGTTGTGTCATCAAGCCAAGTAGAGACTGAAATTAATACTGTAGAAGCTGGTTGGATAGTAAGTTGAATAATTTCACACTATTTTTATAAATGGCTCTGCCGGTAATATAACttagttttaattaaaattacatcaAAATTTGGGGTCCTTGTACAGGTTCGTCCAAATGCCACACAAACAGAATTCTTCATTTATTGGACAGTGAGTTCTCTTATTCCtttaagtatatataaatataatttttaaagcaCGCctaacatataaaaaaaagcTCATTGTGCTAAGCATCACGAGAAGAACGGTGCAATTTAATATCGAGctccatatattttaatttaataaataatataagaaactATTAGTTATTGAAAATAcagtattaataatttaacacaGTATATGTGAATACTCATGAATGAGTGACGCCCATATACTTTTATTATACACTTAAGTCTCTATATATACACTTATATATAATAAGCTTCATCTCTAGTGTTGGGCATATATAATAAAGCTaactatacatataatattaattacataTGCAATATATTCTAATGAGATTTGATCTCCTGTGGGACTTTGAATTGAACTGCAGAGTGATGGGTATAGAACCACAGGTTGTTACAATCTTGATTGTCCCGGATTTGTACAAGTAAGCAAGAGTGCTGCTTTAGGTTCTATATTGCAACCTGTTTCCATCTTTAATGGGGTGCAAACCACAATACAAGTTAGCTTAGCTcaggtatattatatataatacactATACTATACTACACATTCAGCTATATATATCTTTCAAACTAATTAAATTGTGTATTCAGCACAAAGAGAATGGAGAATGGTGGCTGGAATTTGGAAGTGAACCAATAGGTTATTGGCCAAGCTCTGTATTCAAGACGCTTGGTGGGGGTGGCGATACCATCAATTGGGgtggggaaatttttaacgatGGGGCGAATGGGCATCATACGGAAACTCAAATGGGTAGTGGTCATTTTTCTATTGAAGGATTTGGTAGAGCAAgctattttagtaatttaatgTACACTGATAATGGCCTAACCTTTAAAGATCCAGAAAAACTCACCACTTATGCTACCAAGCCAGTATGCTACGATGTCAGAATTGGAGAAGACAAGTCTACTGATAAAGGAACTTATTTCTTCTTTGGTGGTCCTGGGTATTCAGACAAATGTCTCTAATAAtggattaatttaatatatcatctttttttgtttttacatTTATAGAATAAGTTTAGTTTACCATGATCACTACTTGATGAACTCTTATATTATTGTAATACacttaattactatttttttttttaaaaaaaaaaaaagaaagaaaatgggtGATCATCGATATAGCAATAAGATTTTCCTCATAAGAAGACTCTGTTTCAATTTCAAGGTcggaaatacaaaaaaaaaataataataataataatatcgaACCACCAAACAAAGTTTGAGGAAACATCAATTACAAACTTTTTgaaaccaaaataaataatggaattaattaatttattctttCTGAAaggaaagaaattaaaattttgatttcgttaataatttcaatttatttctatttttttgatggaaattctttaaaaatataGTAAACCCCGTCTTTAAGAACGAATagaaagagggagagagaaaaAACTTACTTAATTTCCCGACAGGGGATCCACAAGGACTAAATCCCAGTCCAAGCAAAAATTAATCTGTTAGTAATAGTAAAAACCAATCGTAATTTTGTGataacaattaatatttatgaagaTGGAATTTTATGATCTGCGTTGGACCTTCTGGAGATTACTGATTTAGTTTTTGGAACCCGATTGAATTAATTTGGCATAAGATCCATACGgcatgtgaaattaattgtgccAAATctccaaaattttaatttaattccaAATCGATCGAAAAGCAAATCATCAAGAATTACTAGTACTCCTCTAAAAGCTGATCAACAATGGATCGTAAAATCTTTAATATTATATCGTGATCATATATACTCTTAATTTGCTGCCATTTATATACTCACTGTTCTTGaaaagtaaaaagaaaaaatcagaTAGTATTGCAAGATTCGTAACGATAATTATTGTCTtgatcaaataataaaaattaaatcaataaCACAGTGTCACAAAAGTCAAACGTCAAAATATATAAGTGCTATAGGATTAATTTGGTcgattatattaataaataggGAATAAATATATAGAGATAGATATATTTAACTCCAATTTACATTGCAAGTGAAAACATCACTCAATGAACAGATTTGATAGCAAGATTTTTGCCTCTACAGTACATATCTATCGTACGTAgatattacaatatatatagtAGAAACTCTTTTTCCAAATATTTCATCAGAAtttagtatatattatatatatttaattctcATTACTTTAattatagaaataaataaattttttaatacaaaatttattgattttttcgtAAAAATTTagctaattataattaaataataaaaaaattaaaattttatcgcGTAGCAGCATGTCTTTAGGAAACTTTTTCTGGAATTCCACTTAATTTATCTTTCTAACGTATTATGGTTACTTTTCCAGATagattttaacttttttacatCTACGGTTtcgaaagatatatatatttatactaataaatATAAGCTTATCTACTTATATATCatggaaatatatatatttatttttcaaacaatatgtatggaaaatatgaataaacgatatttttttaaaacgatatcttaattatatgtatataattatgaatattGAAAGAAAAGGAACGAAaattatgtgtgtatatatacgTACAACGTACATATATAGGGATCGTGTGTACAAGCCATATGCTTAATCTTATTTTTTGCATATGTTCACGtacaacacaaatataattatGAGTTTCCAAAATATTGTTAGAACCATGGTTACGAGTAACATACTCGCTTTGGTAATTTTATGTTATGTATTCATTCCAAATATTGAAATTGCATATGGAAGAAGATTACATAGTTCAGAGTTAGGCAAGCTTAAGGGAACGATCAAAACCATAGAGGTTGTAACCTTTTTCTCCATTATGTTTACAATtaatctctttttcttttaatttccaATATCATGTTTATTATCATCTTTtcacatataaaattaattagagaTATATCATTCTTAAAATTTGTTCTCATTCAGTTATATACAGccaaaatcaattaaaaattgtgTGACTTTTTTAACAATTGATGTTAGTTGAAATACGAGTGAAAATATTGAACACGCTCTTTTGTCATTATTGTAATTTTCTTTCACATATATATTGGCAGAGTGATGATGGTGACGTGATCGATTGTGTTGATATATACAAACAACCTGCTTTTGATCATCCTCTTCTCAAGAACCACACCTTACAggttttttcttaatttctatAGTTTtgtcaattaatatatatacattatgtgGTTTTCAATTTCAGGACCAGCTTATTAGTCACCGCTCAGacccaattttgaaaaaataaattattgataaaataataaaaaaaaaatacccaaattattaaatatattttgcaGTGagtcaaatttttatttttgccaaaatatatatatagggtcgGCCCTGGTGGGTTCAGTAGTTTATGGTAGAACCTAGCTAAGATTAGAATATAATGCatattttgtatgtatatatacagcCAAGttcaattcaaataaatcaattaaaattgggagaaaaagatgatgcactAAAAGCGTTACAGGGATGGCGTAAGAATGGAGAATGCCCAGTGGGAACAGTTCCCATAGTTCGGATACCAACAATATCTTCTAAGTATGGTCCAAAAACCTCCCATTTTCAATCTCATTATATAACTCACCCTAATAGGAGCCTCGCCATAGCTACTGAAACGACTCCAGGTCATGAGGTaccattaattaattatctccATGCCTTGTGTTgtgataattaatattatataaatatagaaattattGTATAGTTCTTTTTGGTGTGGCATCTATGTAGTATGCTCAAGTATCGATGTTAGGTGGTCCATTCTTTGGAACAAAAACAAATATCAACGTATGGAATCCAGATTCAAATGGAACAATGAGTGTTTCTCAAATTTGGGTTACCTCATCTCAACATGAACAACTTAATGCTATAGAAGCCGGTTGGATTGTAAGTGATCTACtccactatatatatatgtactacTCTTGAATTTCATATATTCATGTGTACATGCCCCTAGACAATAATAATAActtaagggaaatttgattttctatacttaaaagttttcaaaatttttttttgaatcaataCATTTTATACTATGAAAAATATGCCTACTTTACCTAAATCCCAAAATTACCCCTCTCAAAATCCCACACCCATcagccctctctctctttcgcctctctttctttctttctctctttctctcggtGCCGCACCCACAGACCCACGGCAGACCACCCACGCCGTCAACACTCAAACCATTTCACCGCCCGCACCTTCAAATGCACCACCACGGCTCACCTCCATCACCCACCCACTGTACTGCCCCCTCTcactctcttcgtctctctctctctcgaacaggaaaaaaaaaaaaaaaaaaaaaacatatggtccgatggtcggaccacatggtctgatggggtccgaccaatcggacccatcggaccatgtggtccgaccatcgaaccatatatatatatatatatatatatatattttttttttaaggaaaacgAAGAGAGATGGACATGgtggtcggaccacatggtccgatgggtccgattggtcgtaccccatcggaccatgtggtccgaccatcggaccatatgttttttttttttttttctgttcgagagagagagagacgaagagagtgAGAGGGGGCAGTACAGTGGGTGGGTGGTGGAGGTGAGCCGTGGTGGTGCATTTGAAGGTGTGGGCGTTGACGGCGTGGGTGGTCTGCCGTGGGTCTGTGGGTGCGGCaccgagagaaagagagaaagaaagaaagagaggcgAGAGAGAGGGCTGATGGGTGTGGGATTTTGAGAGGGGTAATTTTGGGATTTAGGTAAAGTAGGCATATTTTTCATAGTATAAAATGTAttggttcaaaaaaaaaatttgaaaacttttaagtatagaaaatcaaatttccctaactTAATTATGTTAAGGTGTAAAA is a window from the Cannabis sativa cultivar Pink pepper isolate KNU-18-1 chromosome 1, ASM2916894v1, whole genome shotgun sequence genome containing:
- the LOC115704516 gene encoding protein neprosin-like; amino-acid sequence: MTVIRMRYILTLTILCCVLILNIDFANGRRLILSSELGKRKGTIKTIELIGQSEDGEVIDCVDIYKQPAFDHPLLKNHIIEVFAFFPSSIQINQLEGENDDSLKALQVWRKYGECPKGTIPIVRAPTSSKYGRKTHFKSHYRYNQSHFVAPGHEYAEVTMNGGTYFGAKANINVWTPVSHGTISVAQIWVVSSSQVETEINTVEAGWISDGYRTTGCYNLDCPGFVQVSKSAALGSILQPVSIFNGVQTTIQVSLAQVYYI